The following proteins come from a genomic window of Ailuropoda melanoleuca isolate Jingjing chromosome 2, ASM200744v2, whole genome shotgun sequence:
- the CFAP65 gene encoding LOW QUALITY PROTEIN: cilia- and flagella-associated protein 65 (The sequence of the model RefSeq protein was modified relative to this genomic sequence to represent the inferred CDS: deleted 1 base in 1 codon), with the protein MLIQAALSPLMETRVSGDCTMNSGSCLSACTMAIPTVTGSSVALSACNSSTTSARPASLMDTRVCFLKKQDKVKKRVIWGIEVAEVLQWKGWTLGKEITKNLALKNLSLKTQKMTYRSPKTKFFFTVIPQPILLSPGITFTLPIIFRPLEEKEYMDQLWFEKEEGMFCVDLRATLPCHSLTCPPSLQLPTCAVGDTAEAWFCLENVGDLPTFFTWEFPSPFHILPTTGLLESGQASYIKVTFHPVLAVVCDVQATCWYGEDNKQKCSIQLQAVAKCAQLLVSIKQKRPEDQDAEGVQKVLHFGTVAVGCTAERQIKLYNPSVVSAPFRIEIAPDMLAKDHAFSCPTTNGIVPPGWKKSVSVFFHPETLDVRTIDYLSVMPAGCASQTLLKVVGFCRGPDVSLQHHCVNFSWVSLGEISEQGLWIENKSDCTAYFQLAIDCQESIFDIRPSFGTLVGKARMTLHCTFQPTHPIIYSRRVACLIHHQDPLFLDLIGTCHSDSTKPAILRPQHLTWYRTHLARGLTFYPPDILGILLREKKLERDKNGALRIPTEDSADASALQYPLIPPMTECFFDGTSDIAVFPPPVSIEPTEVDFGACPGPETPNPVPLCLMNHTKGKITVVWTHRSDCPFWVTPDTCDVPPLKSMAMRLHFHPPYPNCLYAVELEAFAVYKVLRSYDNIEEDCTVCPSWCLTLRTRGHSYSAASEHHVPQYSLHAPKLFPAVSPGEPSYRSLLLINKGSTMLTFNLASQSSSDISLRPSSGLVAPRAHQIFLACTYPRGNSWKQHVFYLQFNFCPQYLKEVSMQSREEPLQLKLDTCKSVFFKPTWVGCSSTSPFTFHNPSRLPLEFEWRISQPHRKMLAVQPARGVIQPSESLTLTWTFSPLEETKYLFRVGMWVWEAGLPPNTKPPATTHYMLRLVGVGTASSLSAKEKELDFGNVLVNDKQSRLLMLLNDGNCTLYYRLFLEQCSPVVVDNSPLDLQLDRTEGSMPPRSQDTVCLTACPHQRSQYCWKISYSFLSHRDNKAGKKQELCRVFLMAVYPLLSILDVCSMGSAKGITRKHLWRLFSLDRLNSYLERDPTPSELTYKVPTRHSTSQIPTVFTPLKLDFNFGAAPIEALPSVVLLALKNGGVVPLDWAFLFPSDQQIDLELWAQPAEFDSTELHQMRVQDNCVFSISPKAGSLSPGQEQVVELKYSHMFVGTDRLPVLFKVSHGREILLNFIGVTVKLEQKYVHFTSTSHQFVPVPIGDTLPPRQIYELYNGGSVPVTYEIQTNILSQVQEKNFDHPIFCCLNPQGEIQPGTTAQILWIFSPIEAKTYTVDVPIHIVGWNSAIISFQGVGYDPHVMGDTAPFHNISSWDDSSIHSRLMVPGQDVFLSQSYISLGNIPVQSKCSRLLFLNNISKNDTVVFEWQLKPLDFGEVSVSPMTGKVAPEETIPFVVTLKASVHASFYSMDLVCKVYRQKLLNLYHKQLQEWKDEEARQEVEFTITDRKGKGGAYCRACAPRRKYKTLPPIKNQQPLNPPVSWNLKIPKKEVFWLCPQPPSPDVLCLGLTARAHATDYFLANFFSDFPQHFLHRELPRRKYPKRELEASEEESPDKGAPVSKQEKQLLIDCLTTIIRGLLEDKIFHETVDQTLVEEMPYFCQFWNEQSAKFTAQSNTLHLAPVLSPSSSGWEAGRDRELEEDKLRLEKKEGEEEEESEEEEEELEEEEEEEEEMGEEEIGKGDLEAEELGEKEEKLPWTGTEPTLQPTSQESLQWRWQQQLKGMMKEEQEQDEKETTSR; encoded by the exons GGCTCTGAAAAATCTATCCTTGAAAACCCAGAAGATGACGTACAG GTCCCCCAAGACCAAGTTCTTCTTCACAGTCATCCCCCAGCCCATCTTGCTGAGCCCGGGCATAACCTTCACACTCCCCATTATCTTCCGGCCTCTGGAGGAG AAGGAGTACATGGACCAGCTGTGgtttgagaaagaagagggaatgtTCTGTGTGGACCTGAGGGCCACCCTGCCTTGCCACAGTCTGACCTGCCCACCGTCCCTGCAGTTGCCCACGTGTGCTGTGGGGGACACGGCCGAGGCCTGGTTCTGCCTGGAAAATGTGGG ggaccTGCCCACCTTCTTCACCTGGGAGTTCCCCAGCCCATTCCATATACTGCCCACCACGGGGCTGCTGGAATCAGGCCAGGCCTCCTACATCAAAGTGACCTTTCATCCCGTTTTGGCTGTCGTCTGCGACGTTCAGGCCACATGCTGGTATGGAGAGGACAACAAGCAGAAGTGCAGCATCCAGCTGCAGGCTGTGG CCAAATGCGCCCAGCTCCTGGTGAGCATAAAGCAGAAGCGACCAGAGGACCAGGATGCGGAAGGCGTCCAGAAAGTGCTGCACTTCGGCACCGTCGCTGTGGGCTGCACGGCCGAGAGGCAGATCAAGCTGTATAACCCTTCGGTG GTGAGCGCCCCCTTCCGGATCGAAATAGCCCCAGACATGCTGGCCAAAGATCATGCCTTCTCGTGCCCCACTACCAATGGCATCGTGCCTCCAGGATGGAAGAAGTCCGTGTCGGTGTTCTTCCACCCCGAGACCTTGGACGTCAGAACTATTGACTACTTATCCGTCATGCCCGCTGGCTGTGCCTCCCAGACCTTGCTGAAGGTCGTTGGTTTCTGTAGAG GTCCTGATGTGTCCCTGCAACACCACTGTGTCAACTTCAGCTGGGTCAGCCTCGGGGAGATCTCGGAGCAGGGCCTGTGGATTGAGAATAAGTCGGACTGCACAGCCTACTTCCAGCTGGCCATTGACTGCCAAGAGAGTATCTTCGACATCAGACCGAGCTTTGGGACCCTGGTGGGCAAGGCCCGCATGACGCTGCACTGTACCTTCCAGCCCACTCACCCCATCATCTACTCTCGGCGAGTGGCCTGTCTCATCCACCACCAG GACCCACTGTTCCTGGACCTGATTGGGACCTGCCACTCGGACAGCACCAAGCCAGCCATCCTGAGACCTCAGCACCTCACTTGGTACCGCACACACCTGGCACGGGGCCTGACATTCTACCCTCCTGACATCTTGGGCATCTTGCTGAGGGAGAAGAAGCTGGAGCGGGATAAGAATGGGGCCCTCAGGATTCCCACTGAG GACTCGGCAGACGCGTCAGCCCTGCAGTATCCTCTCATTCCCCCCATGACTGAGTGCTTCTTCGATGGTACCAGCGACATAGCCGTCTTCCCCCCGCCTGTCAGCATAGAGCCCACTGAGGTGGATTTTGGTGCCTGCCCTGGGCCTGAGACCCCCAACCCTGTCCCCCTGTGCTTGATGAACCACACCAAGGGCAAGATCACGGTGGTCTGGACGCATAGGTCTGACTGCCCCTTCTGGGTGACCCCAGACACCTGTGACGTGCCTCCACTCAAGTCCATGGCCATGCGCCTGCACTTCCATCCACCTTACCCCAACTGCCTGTACGCCGTGGAGCTCGAGGCCTTCGCTGTCTATAAG GTCCTGCGGAGCTACGATAACATCGAGGAAGACTGTACCGTGTGTCCCTCCTGGTGCCTGACCCTCCGCACACGAGGCCACAGCTACAGTGCCGCCTCGGAGCACCATGTCCCTCAGTATTCCCTGCACGCCCCCAAG CTCTTTCCTGCAGTGTCTCCCGGTGAACCCTCCTACCGCAGCCTGCTCTTGATCAACAAAGGCTCCACGATGTTGACCTTCAACTTGGCCTCCCAAAGCAGCTCAGACATCTCCCTGCGGCCCAGCTCGGGGCTTGTGGCCCCCAGGGCCCACCAGATCTTCCTCGCCTGTACCTACCCCAGGGGCAACTCCTGGAAGCAGCACGTTTTCTACTTGCAGTTCAATTTCTGTCCCCAGTATCTCAAG GAGGTAAGCATGCAGAGCCGGGAGGAGCCCCTGCAGCTGAAGCTGGACACCTGTAAGAGCGTGTTCTTCAAGCCCACCTGGGTGGGCTGCTCCTCCACCAGCCCCTTCACCTTCCACAACCCCTCGCGTCTGCCCCTGGAGTTTGAATGGAGGATTTCCCAGCCGCACCGAAAGATGCTGGCCGTCCAGCCTGCTCGGGGGGTTATCCAGCCCAGCGAGAGCCTT ACGCTGACGTGGACCTTCAGCCCTCTGGAGGAGACCAAGTACCTGTTCCGCGTGGGGATGTGGGTCTGGGAAGCCGGTCTGCCCCCAAACACCAAGCCCCCCGCCACCACCCATTACATGCTCCGGCTGGTGGGCGTGGGCACCGCCAGCAGCCTCTCC GCAAAGGAAAAGGAGCTGGATTTTGGGAACGTGCTGGTGAACGACAAGCAGTCCAGGTTGCTGATGCTTCTCAACGATGGCAACTGCACCCTTTATTACCGCCTGTTCCTGGAGCAGTGCAGCCCTGTGGTCGTGGACAACAGCCCCCTCG ACTTGCAGCTGGACCGCACAGAGGGGAGCATGCCACCCCGGTCCCAGGACACCGTCTGCTTGACTGCTTGTCCCCACCAGCGGTCCCAGTACTGCTGGAAGATCAGCTACTCTTTCCTGTCCCACAGAG ATAACAAGGCTGGGAAGAAGCAAGAGCTGTGTCGCGTCTTTCTAATGGCCGTGTACCCCTTACTCTCCATCTTGGATGTCTGCTCCATGGGCAGCGCCAAGGGCATCACCCGGAAACACCTGTGGCGCCTCTTCTCCCTGGACAGACTCAACAGTTACTTGGAGCGTGACCCCACCCCCTCAGAGCTCACCTACAAGGTGCCCACCCGACACAG CACAAGCCAGATCCCCACCGTCTTCACCCCTCTGAAGCTCGACTTTAATTTCGGGGCTGCACCTATAGAGGCCCTCCCCTCGGTGGTGCTCCTGGCCCTGAAGAACGGCGGAGTGGTGCCCCTGGACTG GGCCTTCCTCTTTCCAAGTGACCAGCAGATTGACCTGGAGCTGTGGGCACAGCCAGCAGAGTTTGACTCCACTGAGCTGCACCAAATGCGCGTGCAGGACAACTGCGTATTCTCCATCAGCCCCAAGGCTGGGAGCCTGAGTCCTGGGCAAGAGCAGGTGGTGGAACTCAAATACAG TCACATGTTCGTCGGCACTGATCGCCTCCCAGTGCTCTTCAAGGTGTCCCATGGCCGGGAGATCCTG CTAAATTTCATAGGTGTGACAGTGAAGCTGGAGCAAAAGTACGTGCACTTCACCTCCACTAGCCACCAGTTCGTCCCTGTCCCCATTGGCGACACACTGCCCCCAAGGCAG ATTTATGAGCTGTATAACGGTGGCTCGGTGCCCGTGACATACGAGATCCAGACCAACATCCTGTCGCaggttcaggaaaaaaatttcGATCACCCCATCTTCTGCTGCCTCAACCCCCAAGGGGAGATCCAGCCAGGCACAACTGCTCAGATCTTGTGGATCTTCTCACCTATTGAGGCCAAGACCTACACA GTGGATGTGCCCATACACATTGTGGGATGGAACTCAGCCATCATCAGCTTCCAGGGAGTGGGCTATGACCCCCATGTCATGGGGGACACAGCCCCATTCCACAACATCTCCTCTTGGGATGACAGCTCCATACATTCTAGGTTGATGGTTCCTGGACAG GATGTCTTCCTGTCCCAGTCTTATATT TCCCTGGGAAACATTCCTGTGCAAAGCAAGTGCAGCCGCCTGCTGTTCCTCAACAACATCTCCAAGAATGATACAGTTGTCTTTGAGTGGCAGCTGAAGCCTCTAGACTTTGGGGAG GTGTCTGTGAGTCCCATGACAGGGAAGGTGGCTCCTGAAGAGACAATCCCATTTGTGGTGACCCTGAAGGCCTCAGTGCATGCCAGCTTCTACAGCATGGACCTGGTATGCAAG GTATACCGACAGAAACTCCTGAATCTGTACCATAAGCAGCTACAGGAGTGGAAGGATGAGGAAGCGCGGCAGGAAGTGGAGTTCACCATCACAGATAGGAAAGGGAAG GGAGGAGCGTATTGTAGAGCTTGTGCACCTAGGAGGAAGTACAAG ACACTGCCCCCCATCAAGAATCAGCAGCCTCTCAACCCGCCTGTCAGCTGGAACCTTAAGATCCCAAAGAAGGAAGTATtctggctctgtccccagccaCCCTCGCCAGACGTGCTGTGCTTGGGCCTCACAGCCCGTGCTCATGCCACCGACTACTTCCTGGCCAACTTCTTCTCCGACTTTCCCCAGCACTTCCTGCACCG GGAGCTGCCAAGGAGGAAATACCCCAAGAGGGAGTTGGAGGCTTCGGAGGAAGAATCCCCAGACAAGGGGGCCCCCGTCtccaagcaggagaagcagctccTGATTGACTGTCTCACCACCATCATTAG GGGTCTGCTAGAAGACAAGATCTTCCATGAGACCGTGGACCAAACCCTGGTGGAGGAGATGCCGTACTTCTGTCAGTTCTGGAATGAGCAGTCAGCCAAGTTCACGGCCCAGAGCAACACCCTGCACTTAGCACCAGTCCTGTCTCCGTCCTCCAGCGGCTGGGAGGCTGGCAGAGACAGGGAGTTGGAGGAGGACAAACTGCggctggagaagaaagagggggaagaggaggaggagagcgaagaggaagaggaggagctggaggaggaagaggaggaagaggaggagatgggcGAGGAGGAGATAGGGAAGGGGGACCTGGAGGcggaggagctgggggagaaggaagagaagttgCCCTGGACGGGGACTGAGCCCACACTGCAGCCCACGTCCCAGGAGTCCCTGCAATGGCGGTGGCAGCAGCAGCTGAAGGGCATGATGAAGGAGGAGCAAGAGCAGGATGAGAAGGAGACGACCAGCCGGTGA